The Gossypium hirsutum isolate 1008001.06 chromosome A13, Gossypium_hirsutum_v2.1, whole genome shotgun sequence nucleotide sequence TTAGTCCCTAAAAGTCGAATTGTATTACAGGTAAGTTCATACTGTTATATTTGGTTATAATTCATTATTAGATgttgttaatgatatatatttatacatatctaACACTGTTGAAATGAAATTAGTTTATGTGAAAAATACTGAATTTCTGAAATAATTACGATGGATTGAGTAAAAGTTTCATACATGTTATTTTTGTCTGGATTATTGTTCTGGATCGAGTTCCAGCATGTGTTACGAACTCAGGTATTCACGTGACTCGAATTTAACCTAGACTGGTACTCCGTTGTTATTTTAAAGTTTAGCTTGGAccggtaaccttacatgtatacatAGCCCTAGCTAGACTATTTGTCTGTGTTGTCATTGGTTTAACTCAGACAAGTAACTTGATATATTTATTCTGTATCTAattagctcttacgagcattATCTATTTCTGGACTTATGTATtgaatatttttacaaatatccATCAGAAGAATAAATGTTATTAGTCATTTGAAGTATAAAGAAAACAATGTATTTGGGGATTATCTAGTTTAATAATAAacatgattttttaatattttgtttttatttttaatttacaaattgtgtatttaataaaatttttatatagaaagCGTGATAAATTTAGGTAATGTGTAAACattgaaagttaaaatttttaaaaattaaaaccaaattgacaccatgtgtaaatgttgaggggtaaatttgttgttatgccaattttaaaagctaTCATGTTATCTTTCCGTTAAACACTTAACGACTTCtgagtgaaaaaaaaatgttaaatagtTGAATAAACATTTTGTATTCTGtgtaactaaaaaaaacttaCTAATAGCTCTGTGACCATCAATGTAGCTTACTTAAAAGATaaaaactattatattattaaaaagagtTAATTCATCAAACATTCTCAAATTATGACCAtcattttaaattggtccctaaacttcaaattattttgattacattcttaaactattaatgttatattaattagGGTCCTTCTCCTAATAAAATTgttgatttaactattaaatgacaTATAAGACCttatatgacataatttaaaatgaaaaatttaagaaataatgaatattgtaaaaatgaatgttctaaaaaaaatcttagtttcgaatttttcaaagtttttacaGAGTTTTATCgtccacaatttttttttcaatttactttatttttaatttttacttttaaaaattatgtggcaacattttattttttaaatcattcattttaaatttaattgtataatatttGATGTATCATTTAAcggttaaattaataattttaataacaaaaagacttaattaatataatatttttaatttaaagatacaattaaaatattttaaaatttggacaACAATTTAGATTAAGATCATAATTAGGAAACTTCTTGTGCAATTAACTCTGTTAAAAAAACCaataggaaataaaaaaaaaaaagggggcgCCCACGCGGCAGAGCCCAAACGTTGAAGGAAAGTCTTCGGACCTTTCCAGAAAGGGAACGAAacgaaaaaatcactaaaatctGCCATTTCCCCAATTCCTTCATTCTAAGACTAATTCAAAAGTCTTGGTCTTTCCTCCATCGATTCACGCATTAAGCCCCTTCTGAATTTTCTCCGCAAACCAGATTTCAATGGCGGAAGCGCCGCTGGAACCACAAATGGGCTCCGAACTTGAATCGCTGGCCATTCCACCAATGGATCCGTTGTATCTCTCCTCAGATCTAGGGTTTCCTCTCGACGAAAACGATGATTTCCAGCTTACCTTCGACGATTTCGACGAATTGTACTTCCCTTCCGATTCCGACCACCTCATCATGCCCGATTCTTCCGACGCACCCGCTTTCACATCCGAATCGTACGTGGAAAGGTACCTCAATTCTTCCTCCCCGGGACTTGACAGTTTCAGCGGCCCCAGTTCTTCCGGCAACTCCCATTCTCCTATCTCCTCTCTGGGCTCCGGAAATTGTGGTTCGGCCGCTTCCGATGACACGAATGTTACATCGCCGGATTCTGGGAATAACATGGATCAAAAGATTGATGTTGAAGAATTGGGGAAAAGGCGAGTGTCTAAAAGAAAGAAAGGTAATGAAGAAACTGATTCCATCAAGTGTAGAAGATCATCATCGCTGCTGACTGCGAACAATTATAACTCCAACTCGGATAATAAGTCAAATTCTCTGAGCGAAGAGGAGGAGAAAAGGAAAGCCAGGCTCCTGAGGAACAGAGAGAGTGCGCAGCTATCAAGGCAGCGGAAGAAGCATTACGTGGAAGAGCTGGAAGACAAGGTCAGAACAATGCATTCTACGATTACCGACTTGAATAATAAGATAGCCTTTTTTATGGCTGAAAATGCTACCTTGAGACAGCAATTAAGTACCGGTGGTGCTGGTGGTGGAGGCGCTGGAATGTGCCCTCCGCAGCCAGTGCCTTTGCCGATGTATCCACCAGTCGCATACCCTTGGATGCCCTGTGGTCCGCCGTATATGATGAAGCCTCCTGGGTCTCAGGTGCCATTGATACCTATTCCTAGGTTGAAAACACAGCAACAATCAAGGCCAGCTTCCAAAGCTAAAAAGAATGAGAGCAAAACTAAGAAGGTTGCTAGTGTTAGTGTACTGGGAATGTTGTTTTTCATATTAATGTTTAGTGGTTTGGTCCCAATTATGAACCTAAGATACGATAATACCCCTGTTGGATCTGGGCCTGGTTTTGTTGGAGATGGATTTTACGAGGTGCATCGTGGAAGAGTTTTGAGAGTTGATAGTCATTTAAATAGGTCTAAGTATAGTAGGGATGCAGCATTTTCTTACGGTGGTTTTAACATTAGCAATAGAGTTCATGGTAGACGCTCAGAGTCTGGTGGTGAGCGCAAAGAGACTGGTGCACAAAGTGCACCtgattatataaaaaatgttaGTGAGCCTCTCACTGCTTCGTTATATGTACCGAGAAATGATAAGCTTG carries:
- the LOC107950343 gene encoding bZIP transcription factor 17, translating into MAEAPLEPQMGSELESLAIPPMDPLYLSSDLGFPLDENDDFQLTFDDFDELYFPSDSDHLIMPDSSDAPAFTSESYVERYLNSSSPGLDSFSGPSSSGNSHSPISSLGSGNCGSAASDDTNVTSPDSGNNMDQKIDVEELGKRRVSKRKKGNEETDSIKCRRSSSLLTANNYNSNSDNKSNSLSEEEEKRKARLLRNRESAQLSRQRKKHYVEELEDKVRTMHSTITDLNNKIAFFMAENATLRQQLSTGGAGGGGAGMCPPQPVPLPMYPPVAYPWMPCGPPYMMKPPGSQVPLIPIPRLKTQQQSRPASKAKKNESKTKKVASVSVLGMLFFILMFSGLVPIMNLRYDNTPVGSGPGFVGDGFYEVHRGRVLRVDSHLNRSKYSRDAAFSYGGFNISNRVHGRRSESGGERKETGAQSAPDYIKNVSEPLTASLYVPRNDKLVKIDGNLIIHSVLASEKALASHKASERKNKETGLAIPKNFSPALAIPNARENGGKHSREYRNPAERPMALSSGSADALKDHIRSTAADGKMQQWFREGVAGPMLSSGMCTEVFQFDASAPGAIVPASSVTPESAKSRQNATQLNKGRNRRILHGHPVPLSRSDLNITQEHVGRNSGKQNFQGNKTASSMVVSVLIDPREAGDGDMDDMIVPKSLSRIFVVVLLDSVKYVTYSCGLPRSGLHLVTA